The Williamwhitmania sp. sequence TTAATAGTGATAAAGCTTCTATTAAGCAGGCCATTAGGTTCAATATTATCGATTCTATTGTGGCGCTTAACCTTGCTTTTTTCGTCAATGCGGCTATTCTAATTTTAGCGGCCTCTGCTTTCTATAAAAATGGGCACTTCGACGTTACCGAAATTGAGCAGGCGTATAAGTTTCTTGCACCTATTCTGGGATCTCATCTTGCACCAATTCTGTTTGCGGTTGCCTTGATTGCTGCCGGACAAAGTTCTACCATCACCGGAACTCTTGCAGGGCAGATCGTGATGGAAGGCCATATCAACCTCCGAATTCGCCCTTGGCTTCGACGCATTATTACCCGCTCCTTAGCCATTATACCTGCAGTGTTAGTAATTGTGCTAATGGGGGAGAGCTATACCGGTAAACTGCTTGTTTTTAGCCAGGTTGTGCTAAGCTTACAGCTGGGTTTCGCAGTGGTACCTCTAATCCATTTTGTTAGCTCCAAGGAGAAGATGGGGACTTTTGCCATCAGAAGGTATGTAGTTATTGTATCGTGGCTGATTGCGCTAATAATCCTAAGTTTAAATATTAAGTTGGTATTTGACGAAATTCACGGTTGGTTGTTAACCTCCTCGATCCCACTGTTAATATGGTTAACTGTAGTTCCGATAGTTTCGTTCTTTGGGTTGGTAATGCTATTTATTACCTTTGGTCCATTGTTTGTGAAACGCCGACAGAAAATGGCTCTAATTCCCCACGAGGTTATTCCACTTAAGCTTGAGCTGAAGCCGGAATTTAAACGAATAGCGCTCGCGTTGGATTTTACCCACTCCGATGCCGATGTTATCAACTATGCCATTAGTACGGGTCGTGATGAGGCAGAATACCTGCTTATGCACGTTGTTGAGTCGGCAGGAACATTTGTTTTTGGAAGCGATATTCAGGACTTGGAAACCCAACAGGATACGATACACTTAGAGGGCTACGCCGAGGAACTTAAGGCGCAAGGCTACCGAGTTGAAACCTTGGTAGGGTTTGGCAGTCCAAAACATGAAATACCACGGCTGGTTTCCGAATTTAACGCCGATCTTTTAGTCATGGGGGCACACGGTCATAGCCAGATTAAGAAGATAATTTTTGGGCAAACCGTAAACTTTGTGAGAAGGAAGTTGCGCATCCCGGTTCTTGTGGTGCGACATGGGTCGATAAAGAAATAGTTTAAAAAAATGGGAGGCGTTACCTCCCATTTTTTACTAGTTGTGGTTACAGGAGTGACCTGCTCCATGGTGATGATTGTGATCACCATCGTGGTTATGGTTGCAGTTGGCTTCACTACCTTTTTGATCACCACTTAGGAACTGATGTAGCACCGCTTCAACATTGCCTGAATAGCCTGCATGAACGGTGATTCCGCTTCCGGCAAGTGTATTGACAGCACCTTGCCCAATGTTTCCTGCCAGCATAGTATCAACACCTTTTTCCTTAAGCACTGAGGCTATGTTCGACTTGCAGCCACAGCCGTTAGGGGAGGCAACTACCTCTTTTTCGGCAATGGCATTGGTGGAGTCGATGGAGTAAACCGTGAAATACTCACAGTGACCAAAATGGCCATCCACCATGTTCCCATTTGAGGGTAATGCAACTTTTTTCATTTGTTTTCAATATTATTAGAGAGTTGTTTTATTACAGGTAATCAAGTATTTATCGTGGCAATTGCAGCCTTGAAGGCCACAATGCTTACATGGTAAGGTTGACGATTCAATGGTAAGTTTTTTTCCAGAAATAAGCGCCTCAGCCACCTTTTTTCGGGCTTCTGCCAAAATTCTCCCAAAAGTAGCTCTCGATACTCCCATTTTTTCGGCGGCAGCCTCGTGATACAAGCCTAAAAAATCTGCTGATCTAATCGCATCAAGTTCATCGAGTTCTAGATGAATCGTGGTAAGCTTCCTTCTCTCACATCCAATAGGGGTAAAGCCTGCTACAGTAGGCTCGTTTGATACTATTCTACAGCATTTCTTTCTGGGCATATGCTCAATATTCGGGTTGCAAATATAAGCATATGCTCATAATAATTGCATTAATCATGAATTATTTTGAATCGAGGAGAGTGCATTTCCCCTCGCTTGCAGCGTGGAGCCTCAATTATTTGTAGTTTTCATCCTGTTCTCCTGGATGCAAGAATGTTTGCGGCAGCTCCGCTTTTACTTCAATTATTTTTCCTGTAACAGGATGTGGGAATTGCAGGTAGTAAGCAAATAGCCTGATTTGACGCTTGAACTTGCTGCTGGCACCATATCGGTAATCACCAACTATTGGACATCCAATGTCGGACAGATGTACCCTAATCTGGTTCTTTCTTCCGGTATCGAGCTTTATCTCGAGCAGGTAGTAAGGAGACACCTCTTTTACCAGCCGATAATTTGTTATTGCAAGTTTTGCTTCTGGCGATTTTCTTCCAGAGTATACTTTCAGACTTTTGGGATGCTCATGCAACCAGCTTTCCACAACGCCTTCTGCAACTTTTGGTGGATTCTCCACCAGTGCATAGTATAACTTCTCCACACTTTTCCAGTTGTCCTTTAGCTTATCCTGGACGGCAATACTCTTGGCGAAAATTAGCAAACCGGCCACCTCCCTGTCGAGCCGGTGAACTACAAAAATGCGCTCCCTTCCCTTTGAGGTATTGGTAATATAGCTACCTAAAATTCCGACAAATGATTTACTATTTTCCTCCCCAATTCCATGGGTGAGCAAGCCTGCTGGTTTCTGAGCAACAAGAAGAAAATCATCTTCGTAAAGGATTGGAAATGGCGGTGTCGACCGTCTGGCGGGTTGTTTTTCCCTCTCAAGCGTTACTTCATCTCCCGGATTTACAATTTGTCTTGGGTTGTTGTTTGCTTTTCCATTGATATGAATGGTGGCGTATTCAACTATTTTTTTTGCCTTCGACTTTGAACCTAGGTTTAACTTCTGCATCACTAGGTCGAAAAGTGTGATGGGAGCTTCCGTGGATAGCTTCATTATTATCTCATTTTTTTACAAAATTAGTAAAATGGTGCAGGTTATGGTTGAGTAGTATTGTAATGTCAGAATAAAAAAACCGGTTGTTATACCGGCCTTTTAAATAGGAAGCAGGGGAAATGTTTACTATGGTTGACTTTTAATAAAGAAGTAAAGGCCATAGATGCTGCTGTAAGGCATCACTTTTCCATTGTAGGATAGGCTGTCGTAATTGTAGTAAGTGCAACATCCGTCATTTACAACCTTACAATCAAAATAAATCGTGTCGGTTTCGGTTTGGCTAAGATGTAAATAAAATGTTTTGATATTTTCACCAGCACTCACTTTGGAGATATCTGTGGTATAAATATAGTTTCCAAAGTAGTTCGAGTTACTGATTACAAAATTGACCGGTTCTTGAACATTATTTTTAAGGTAGTAGAGCTGGATGGAGTCTGGGATGTAGGTGCTGTCGTTAATCATGCTTGTGCCCGTGAGCGAAGGAAACAGGGTGAAAACGAATGGGGTGGGGTAAGGATTACAATAGGTGCAGTTATTGTTATCCATACAGGAAGAGCTAATAATTGCAACCATAACTAGTAAGGGGAAGATTTTTTTCATAGCATTTTTGGTTCAAAGGTCCTCCTAATCTATACAAATATTATACCGCAACTTAGGTATTGGAAAATTTCAGCTTTAAAAAATCTACAATCAAGTGTAAAGGAACTAATTCCTGATTTTTTGCAGCCAATGACCAACGTTATTACGGCTAGCTGTATATAAGCGCCACGATTTTTTCAAGCCACTTTGCATCTATTTCATCAAACGATCCAAGCTCGCTGCTATCCACATCCATCACCCCAACGATAATCTTTTCGGGGTTAAATACAGGTACAACAATTTCCGACTTCGACCTTGAGTCGCATGCAATATGGCCTGGAAACTGTTCAACATCCTCAACCATAATTG is a genomic window containing:
- a CDS encoding Nramp family divalent metal transporter, which translates into the protein MSNKTGVSLGEVHSSIDTTIKKGYWRRLLAFLGPAYLVSVGYMDPGNWATDIAGGSQFGYTLIWVLMMSNIMAILLQSLSARLGIVRGLDLAQASKEYYPPFINIILYGLAETAIVACDLAEVLGMAIGLNLLFGLPLIYGVLITFLDTFILMFLINRGMRVMEAFILALILIIGVAFLVEMIYAQPIAGELIKGFIPILPNDAALYIAIGIIGATVMPHNLYLHSSLVQTRKFNSDKASIKQAIRFNIIDSIVALNLAFFVNAAILILAASAFYKNGHFDVTEIEQAYKFLAPILGSHLAPILFAVALIAAGQSSTITGTLAGQIVMEGHINLRIRPWLRRIITRSLAIIPAVLVIVLMGESYTGKLLVFSQVVLSLQLGFAVVPLIHFVSSKEKMGTFAIRRYVVIVSWLIALIILSLNIKLVFDEIHGWLLTSSIPLLIWLTVVPIVSFFGLVMLFITFGPLFVKRRQKMALIPHEVIPLKLELKPEFKRIALALDFTHSDADVINYAISTGRDEAEYLLMHVVESAGTFVFGSDIQDLETQQDTIHLEGYAEELKAQGYRVETLVGFGSPKHEIPRLVSEFNADLLVMGAHGHSQIKKIIFGQTVNFVRRKLRIPVLVVRHGSIKK
- a CDS encoding NifB/NifX family molybdenum-iron cluster-binding protein, with protein sequence MKKVALPSNGNMVDGHFGHCEYFTVYSIDSTNAIAEKEVVASPNGCGCKSNIASVLKEKGVDTMLAGNIGQGAVNTLAGSGITVHAGYSGNVEAVLHQFLSGDQKGSEANCNHNHDGDHNHHHGAGHSCNHN
- a CDS encoding DUF134 domain-containing protein, with protein sequence MPRKKCCRIVSNEPTVAGFTPIGCERRKLTTIHLELDELDAIRSADFLGLYHEAAAEKMGVSRATFGRILAEARKKVAEALISGKKLTIESSTLPCKHCGLQGCNCHDKYLITCNKTTL
- a CDS encoding RluA family pseudouridine synthase, producing MKLSTEAPITLFDLVMQKLNLGSKSKAKKIVEYATIHINGKANNNPRQIVNPGDEVTLEREKQPARRSTPPFPILYEDDFLLVAQKPAGLLTHGIGEENSKSFVGILGSYITNTSKGRERIFVVHRLDREVAGLLIFAKSIAVQDKLKDNWKSVEKLYYALVENPPKVAEGVVESWLHEHPKSLKVYSGRKSPEAKLAITNYRLVKEVSPYYLLEIKLDTGRKNQIRVHLSDIGCPIVGDYRYGASSKFKRQIRLFAYYLQFPHPVTGKIIEVKAELPQTFLHPGEQDENYK